The Symphalangus syndactylus isolate Jambi chromosome 1, NHGRI_mSymSyn1-v2.1_pri, whole genome shotgun sequence DNA segment GCTCTGGGAGAGAGGAGAGTGCAGAGGTCAGGGGCCTCTCAGAGGGGCCTCACCTGTTAACCCAGTCCCCCATTTCAGGTCTGAAGGGGCGTCTCGATTACCTGAGCTCTCTGAAGGTGAAGGGCCTTGTGCTGGGCCCAATTCACAAGAACCAGAAGGATGATGTCGCTCAGACCGACTTGCTGCAGATCGACCCCGATTTTGGCTCCAAGGAAGATTTTGACAGTCTCTTGCAGTCGGCTAAAAAAAAGAGTGGGTGTCCTGGGGTTCCCAAGGAAACAGCTATAAAGGACTTGGCCAGAGGAAAAGTAGGATAGAACTTTTGTCTGATTTCCTCCTAACTGGCTCTGAGTTTTCCTAGGGCAGGTAGAGGGGAGATTTGTTAGTCTTCAGCCTAAAAAGGATTTATCCAGTCGTTTGGGCGCTTTCTACTTGGCTGTGGAATCTTGAGCAGGTCATttaacttctgggcttaagtgccCTTATTTGCAAAATGTAGATATTTACTAAACCAGTGGTTTTAAACTTGTAAAACAGTAAGTTCTTTGTGGTGGGGGTGGAAATCCCAAATATTGTTTTACGACTCGACATAGACACATGTTTAAAAAGGTTCACTTTGGGAGTGGGGAACACTGGGGCCACTTCTCTGCACTATAAACTTTCTGCCttccaatatctttttttttaaaatttgagatggagtctcactctgtcgcccaggctgtagtgcagtggaatgatctcagcttAATGCAGGCTCTtcccccggggttcaagcaattctcgtgcctcagcctcctgagtagctgggactaaagccatgtgccaccacacccggatgatttttttatttttagtagagacgattttcaccgtgttgaccaggctggttttgaacttgcCTGGCCTGCCTTCCAATATCTCAAGGCCCTTCCTTGCTCACATCTGTTTCAATGGAATGAATTTTGCCCGGGTTCAAATTCAAGCTTTTGTACCAAATAATACATAGGAAACACTCAGTGACTTGCATTTGTGATTTCCTTATTTCCCCTTAACTCATTGACTGTCTCATGACTGTGTCTTCCTCCATTGTTTTAGGCATCCGTGTCGTTCTGGACCTTACTCCCAACTACCGGGGTGAGAACTCGTGGTTCTCCACTCAGGTTGACACTGTGGCCACCAAGGTGAAGGTGAGTGTTGGAGCTGATGGCTGGTGGAAGTCAGATGCTGGGGTTGGGATGGTCCTTTCACAGCAATCCCTGTAGACCCAGCCTGGCTCCAACTGAGGGTCCCTTTGCTCCTTGGGGCCAAGCAGGAATGCCTCCTCCTATAGCCAAAGGATAGGCACACCtgtttttcttgttccttttctgacctctaatttttcttatttccttgactCTGAGGATGAGTCAGGGCCAGGAAGGGACCTTCTCAGACGTCAGTCTGgaagtttgatttttctttcttttgggagaGGAAGCCCTTTCTCTGTGAGAATCCTGTCCTGCCTGGTTTCCCAGTTCTTGTTTGATGTGTTTGGAATAGAGCCCAGTCTGAAATTATAAGCACTGGGGTACTCCTATGTGTCTGGGACTATGCCAAGTATTTTATAGATGTTTTCCAATTCCCTGTATAACCATACAAGGTATCTAATTTGCCATAGGCTCAAATCTGTACCCAGCAGGCTAGGAGTAGTGCTTTGAATGTCACCCTAGCTCCTGATGTCTGGGTCCTAGGACACTGACCTGTTCAGAATGGGTAGAACAAAAATGGAAGCAGATACTGACACTGCTGGTAGCTGTGATACTAAGATAGAATTCTGGACTCCCAGCATTTGGGTAGGACCCCGGGATCATCCAGTTTAGGCCTTGCCAGTTACTAGGGGACCCTTTAAAAGTTGCTGATGAGGGAATGTTTTTGGATGGTTTGGCATGAGGGGCGGTACCCTCAGATGGAAATGGAGACCAGAGGAGAGAGTACATggcccagagaagggaagaaaaggagagtgGGGGTGAAGTTCCGCAGTGTGTGCAGGACTGCCAGGATTCCATTCAGCAGCACTGGCCTTTTTTCAAATCTAAACTGCCCTGGGGCTGTGCTTTGAATTTCAATCTTTCATCCTTGGCCTTGCTTTGAGCAGTTATTGTACTCACACCTTCCCCAGGCCTCAGGAAAGTGGGAGAGGGGGGATCTTGACTGACATTTTAGATCCTGTCTGCTGCTCACTGATTATGACTGTGGACACGTCTCCCTGCTTCTCTGggtctgtttcttcatctctaaagtaCGTACGCTAACATTCCAATGCTAAGTGTTAAACAAAGTTATGTTTGTGGACATACATTTTCTCTGGGGCCTTTTCTGTGGCTTTCAAAGTTGAAGCTGTGTGATTTGCCAGAGGCAAGAATAGAGAACTAAAATGCTGTAGCACTAAGAAAATCAGTGGAAGGGTAGAGCTGGAGGGGTCCAAAGGCTAAGCCTTTGTAGTGCAGGTGGAGAAGACCCAGGCAAGGCACAGGACTCTCCCCAGCTCTTGGGGGGAGGTGTGTGGTAGGTGAGGTTTAGTGTGGGCTGGAATTTTCTGAGCCTTTTCCTGAGAACTGATGTCTGTCCTGTATTCTTCTGCCCCCTATAGGATGCTCTGGAGTTTTGGCTGCAAGCTGGCGTAGATGGGTTCCAGGTTCGGGACATAGAGAATCTGAAGGTGAGTTCCCTTTCCACATTAGGGACAAAGCTTGGGAGAGAACAGAGGGACTCAGCTAGAGCCTAGTAATATTCCCTGGTCCTtgattctgcttttttctttctaggATGCATCCTCATTCTTGGCTGAGTGGCAAAACATCACCAAGGGCTTCAGTGAAGACAGGTGGGTGCAGGCGCCATTCTGCTGACTCAGCTCCATTGTGGGAACCCCTCAGTGGAGTGCTAGGCCTAAGAAGGGGGGATTCCTAGTCTAGAGAATTTTCGTtacctttattctttctttcttttgctttttttttttttttgagatggagctttgctctttttgcccaggctggggtgcaatggcgtgatcttggctcactgcaacctctgcctccttggttcaagcgattctcctgcctcagcatcccaagtagctgggattacagacgcgggccaccacacctggctaattttgtatttttagtagagacggggtttctccatgttggtcaagctggttttgagctcctgacctcaagtgatccacccgcctcggcctcccaaattgttgggattccaggcgtgagccactgcgcccggccccattctttctttcttatactAACCTtgaccctctccctcccctctgcaGGCTCTTGATTGCGGGGACTAACTCCTCCGACCTTCAGCAGATCCTGAGCCTACTCGAATCCAACAAAGATTTGCTGTTGACTAGCTCATACCTGTCTGATTCTGGTTCTACTGGGGAGCATACAAAATCCCTAGTCACACAGTATTTGAATGCCACTGGCAATCGCTGGTGCAGCTGGAGTGTGAGTACCATGCTGGTGGGAAAGGGGGCAGATGGGAGAAGAAAGGGTtgttgggagacagaggcagaggtgggttaTGAGGCTTACTGTAGTGTCTCTCCCTGTAGTTGTCTCAGGCAAGGCTCCTGACTTCCTTCTTGCCGGCTCAACTTCTTCGACTCTACCAGCTGATGCTCTTCACCTTGCCAGGGACCCCTGTTTTCAGCTATGGGGATGAGATTGGCCTGGATGCGGCTGCCCTTCCTGGACAGGTACTGCGTGCTGTCTTTCTGTCACAGGGAGGTTGTTTATCCATCTTACAATGATGATTCTGGGGATGGCGGCAGATAGACGTGAGCCTTGGGGTGAAAACGTGTTTGATTCCTAGTCAGTAGCTGAGTAGCtatgtggctttgggcaaattattttacctttctGAATTTTGTTCATCCCTTGTGTTACTGCATTTTTTGAAGGGTGGTTAGGATTAAACGAGGGCATGTTTTTAATGGTAATGCCTGGTACCTGGCAGATGTTTGCTATGGTAGccaccattcatttattcattcctttattctttGGACAGTGGGTACTGTGCTAGGCTCTGTGCCCTCAGGAGCTCATAGTTTAGTGAGGGAGCCAGACAAATAAGTGGAGAAGTACATggcagtggctgggcatggtgactcatgcctgtaatcctagcactttgggagtccgaggcgggtggatcactggaggtaaggagttcgaaaccaggccaacagggtgaaacccagtctctactaaaaatacaaaaactagctaggcatggtggtgcactcctgtagtcccagctactggggaggctgaggcaagagaatagcttgaactgggaggcagaggttgcagtgaactgagattgtgccactgcacttcagcctgggcgacagagggagactccttctccaaaaaaaaaaaaaagaaaaagaaagaaagaaatacatggtAGGGAGGGATACTACTACATACTACTACAAAGGCATTCACTAGCTTTAGACACAGGGTTACTGTTGATGCccgactttttttgttttgtttttttgtttttgtttttaagacagcatttccctatgttgcccaggctggagtgcagtggcatgatcttggttcattgcagcctccgcctcccaggctgaagtgatcatcgcatctcagcctcctgagtagctgggatacgtACCATAGAtaggtgcgtgccatcatgcccagctgatctttttttttggagacagggtcttgctctgttgatctggctggattgcagtggtgcgattatgtctcactgcaacctctgcctcttgggttcaagtgatactcccgcctcagcttcccgagtagctgggaatacaggtgcacaccaccatgcccagctaatttttgtagagacaggctttcactattgttgcccaggctggtctccaactcctaggctcaatggatctgcctgccctgacctcccaaagtgctgggactgtaggtgtgtatgtgtgaggaCCCTGAGGTGGGAGCCTGCCTCACTTGTCCAGTAGAAGTTagccaggccaggcgtggtggcttatgcctgtaatcccagcactttgggaggccaaggtgggtggatcacctgaggtcaggagttcgagaccagcctagccaacatggtgaaaccctgtctttactaaaaatacgaaaaaattagctgggtgtggtggcgcgcacgtatggtcagctactcgggaggctgaggcaggagaatcgcttgaacccaggaggcggagattgcagtaagccaagattgtgccattgcactccagcctgaacagagcgagactccatctcaaaaaaataaaaaagttagccagacatgaGTTGGGGAGGTTATATATTGGTGAGGATGGGAATGGGAAGAGGGATATGGGACAATGGGCCCagggcttttttttgagacagggtctcactctgttgcccaggctggagtacagtggtgcagtcatggctcactgcaagctcaaattcctgggttcaagtgatcctcccttctcagcctccccagtagctgggactatagggatgtaacactacacccagctaattttttaaaattttgtagtagagatgagggctcattatgttgccaaggctggtttcaaatgcctgggctcaagcgatcctcttgctttgacctcccagactgctggaattacagatgtgagccaccatgcctgaccccagGCCTTTTTAAAGTcctatttttctctgcttttcagcCTGTGGAGGCTCCAGTCATGCTGTGGGATGAGTCCAGCTTCCCTGACATCCCAGGGGCTGTAAGTGCCAACATGACTGTGAAGGTAAGAGTTCTAGATGGGTAGAACCTGACTGGTGGAGGGTGGGCTGGGCTTGTAGAAGTCTGTACCCAGGGGAGCCCCTCACGTGCTTCTGCTATGTTTTTATCATTCTTAGGGCCAGAGTGGAGACCCTGGCTCCCTCCTTTCCTTGTTCCGGCGGCTGAGTGACCAGCGGAGTAAGGAGCGCTCCCTACTGCATGGGGACTTCCATGCATTCTCTGCTGGGCCTGGACTCTTCTCCTATATCCGCCACTGGGACCAGAATGAGCGTTTTCTGGTAGTGCTTAACTTTGGGGATGTGGGCCTCTCGGCTGGGCTGCAGGCCTCTGACCTGCCTGCCAGCACCAGCCTGCCAGCCAAGGCTGACCTCCTGCTCAGCACCCAGCCAGGCCGTGAGGAGGGCTCCCCTCTTGAGCTGGAACGCCTGAAATTGGAGCCTCACGAAGGGCTGCTGCTCCGCTTCCCCTATGCGGCCTGACCCCAGCCTGACATGGACCCACtacccttctcctttccttcccaggCCCGTTggcttctgatttttctctttttttcccctttttaaaaaaacacaaaacaaacaaacaaaaaaactgttgcaGATTATAAGTGAACCCCCAAATAGGGTGTTTTCTGCCTTCAAATAAAAGTCACCCCTGCATGGTGAAGTCTTGTCTTCCCTCTGCTTCTCTCATAGCAGgaatttctctctttcctcccctcccgTGCGTCTGCTCCAACTCCTTCATAATTTTTGTAGGGTCCAAGGGCCAGAGGAAAGGGGGCCTCCCAAAGTCAACAGCATGGAGGTGTCAGGGCTGGGATAGCACCCATGCCTCACCCACGCTGGGCCACGGGGCTCTCTGGACATCTTGGGTCTTGCCGACTCTTAACTTCATCTCCTTCAGCAAAGGGCTCTGGCCAAACATAGTTTTCCTGTTTTTGCAGACTTGGCCTTTCACGGAGAGTGGGGGTGGGATGGTCTGGTTTTTAAAAGGTATTTCTAAAGGATACTAGAGGTCATGCATTCAAGAATTTGTTGAACACTCAGCACGTGCCAGAAACTGTCCCTGTTCTGGGGTCACAGCAGGGAACACAGTACAAAAATTCCTGCCTCCTTGGGGCTCATACTCTTGTGGggagcaaagaaaaaagatatagcTGTTGTAGTGCAGTGGATATGGTGACAGTGTTCTTATGGAGGAAAAAGTAAAGCAGGAGAGGTGTTTCAGGGTAGAGGGGCCCAGAGGAGGCCTCGCCAAGGAGGTGACTTGTGAGTAAAGGCCTAATAAGTGAGGGAGTTCACCTGGTTAGTATCTGGGGAAGGGGCTTCCTGGGACTGAGGGGTGTGAGCCTGGCTGATGGGAGTGAGGAAAGGAGTAAGGGATGAAGTCTCATCGGCAAGGAGTGGGCAGATCATGACAGTTGTAATAAGGGGTCACGTAGGGTGCAGAGAGTTTGGCAGCCTACATGGTTGGAGGGCATGGTCCCCACAAGTCTTCACTTCAATACCAGCTGCAAGTTCAGGGGTCCCCATGACCACCTTCGGGTAGGTAATAGACTAGAGTGACTCAGAACTCAGGAAGGTATTGGGATTATGGTTTTATTACAGCAAAAGCATACCCAGAGCCAGCCAAAGGATGAGAGGCCTGGGGCAGGGTCTGGAAGGGAGCTAGGTAAGAAGCTTCCTGCTGTCTTCTTGCAATGGAGTCCTGGTACCTCTTCCCGGCCATGATGGAGGTATAACCAGAGAAGCTCACTTGATCTTGGGTGTGCCGTTTCCCTTGGTGCTTAATCACATAGTGCTCTGTGGCTGACCTTTAATCTTCAGCCCCTGCGAGAGCTTTGGGCTAAGGCCTTCAGTTGTCTCCATTTCCCCCAGAGGTTGCCTGTTCCAAAGCTCAGATTGTAAATCACATTTATCACTGACACTCCTGTTAGTCAGGGCATTCCATGGGTCTAGAGGGCACTTAACAGTAGCCGAGGGTAAAGGCCAGACTTCCAAGTAAGAATTCTTCACTACACATAGGGTCTGAGGGAGTGGAATGGGAGTTGTTGCAGGGTTTTGAGTGGAGTGACATGGTCTTGCTTGGAATTTAACAGACTCACTGGCTGTTACTAGCCTGCAAGCAGGGAGGCCAGTTAAGATGGTTTGTTCTGCAACCTAGAATACTTTTTAGGATGGTAGTGAGGTGGTAAGAAGTGTTAAGAAGTGTTTGGGTCctgcgtttctttttttttttttttttttgagacacttgtctcctaggctggagtgaagtggcacgatcactgcaagctccgcctcccaggttctcaccattctcctgcctcagcctccagagtagctgggaccacaggcgcccgccaccacacctgtctaatttttttgtgtttttagtagagacggggtttcactgtgttagccaggatggtctcgatctcctgacctcgtgatctgcctgcctcggcctctcaaagtgctgggattataggcgtgagccaccgtgcccggctggtccTGTGTTTATTTTGCAAGCAGATCTGCAGTATTTGGCTTTTGGGATCCTGTTGCAGTACTAGTGATCTGTGCAGGCCTCATGGCCCTTGGGGTTAGTTTGGCTCTCTTAGTTTTCTTACAGAAAAgaatgctggctgggtgcagtggctcatgcctgtaatcccagcactttgggaggccgagacagttggatcacctgaggtcaggaggtcgagaccagcctgaccattatggtgaaaccccgtctctactgaaaatacaaaaattagccgggcgtggtggtgggtgcctgtaatcccagctactcgggaggctgagacaggagaattgcttgaacctgggaggcagaggttgcagtgagcaagatcacaccactgcactccagcctgggccaaagagcgagactcagtctcagaaaaaaaaaaaaaaaaaaagaatgcggGTCACTGGTGTAGGCTTCACTTCCCATGGGCTGTGTCCTGGAGTGGGCCTGGGCCTCTGAGGGTTTCCTGGTGTAGGGGAGAGATCAAGACATTAAAAGACCCAAATTAAGGCCCAGGATCCTGAGGCTGTCAGAGCACAGTTCCTGAGAAGACACCCCAGCCTGCTGGGCCTAAGGCTTCCCTCTGCCTAGGGTTTCCCTTCTTTCTCAgtaaccacccccacccccgccccacctTCTGGCTCTTGCCTGCTCTGGGCCTCTTCCTGAGGCTCCCCACCCTTCCCTGTCCATGTCCTTTCCCAGGGTCCCAGCTCCAGCCCtccccctttcctccttcctctgcctcctggactcccCTCTTAACACAGTTTATATCTTAGTGCTGTTATGGATGGAGCCTCATTATGGTTATgtgcttatttaattttcatcttttccccCTATCCTAACCACTAGACCACCAGGGAGATTTTCACTTAAGAAAAATATAGTAAGGCcagatggtggctcatgcttgtaatcctagcactttgggaggctgaggtgggagggtttcttgaggccgggagtttgagaccaacctgggcaacatagtgggacccctgtctctattaaaaaaaaaaaaattagctgggcatggttgcatgtgcctgtagtcccagctaacctGGAAGCTAAGGCGGGAAGATCATTTgaactctggaggttgaggctgcagtgaggtatgattgcaccactgcactccaacctgggtgacagagtgagaccctgtctcaaaaaaaaaaaaaaaattgtaagatacatggcataaaatttactattttatttatttatttttgagatggaatcttgctctttcgcccaggctggagtgcagtggtattcatctggactcactgcaacctccgcctcccgggttcaggtgattctcctgcctcagcctcctgagtagctgggatttataggtgcctgccaccacacccagctaatttttgtatttttagtagggacggtttcaccatgttggccaggctggtcttgaactcgtgacctcaagtcatctgccctttttggcctcctaaagtgctggaattacaggcatgagccactgcgcccagccattagCAAGCATTTTTGAGTTACTGCTCTGTCTCTGGTAACATCCTCAACTTTCTGGGTACAGGGGTGAACAAGACCCTGTTCTGACATGATTTCCAACCTCCAAAGGACCAAATGCTTGATGATAAGCACTGAGAACCTCTCTTAAGGGTTAAGGGCACCACAAACTGAGATAATGTAACAATATAGCAAGTCATTGGTTTAATGACTTTCACTTTTAAGTCATTATGACACACCTAGGAGGACTGTGGGGACCCTGTTTATGGAGGCTGAGGGCTCAGGGAAGTAAAGGGACCCTTCTAGACACAGCAGTGGAGCTGCCATTCAGACCCAGGCCTTAGTACCATGGTCAAGCCCCAGGTGCCAATGGACTTGGTCCTTCCTGGGATCCCTGGCCAATTACCTGCCTTTGGATCATGGGTCGGGGTGGACATCTCTGTCAGCCTGAGCCATTCTTCTGGTTCCAATCGATGTGCTACATGTTGGGGACATAAACGGAACTAAAATACTGTCCTGCTTATCTGACCTTCACTGATCGGGAGTGAAAGCAGATGTGTAAGTAATCGGGTGAGATAAAGGCTGAAGAGCACCAGGCCCTGTGATGGACCGAGGAGGAGCTTAACCCTAGAGGGATCAGGAAAAGCTTCCTGGAGCCTTCATTTGAACTGAGATTGAGGCACCAGTAGGCATTCACATTATGCATGTGAAGGAAAAGGCCGCCGGGTATAGGTGACATTATGTACCACTGCTCTGTTGAGACAGCCTGACGAATGTGAAGAACTGTAACTGGGACATAAAGTATGATTTTGGACAATTTGGGAGAGTGGTGAGAGCCAACCAGAGGCTGAAGCATAAAGGGCTTTAACAGCCATGGCTCAAGTTGTCTGTACTTTACCCCATCATGTAGATTAGTGGTTCCCAGCCTGGTTATGCAGAATCCTCTGGAAAAAATTTTCCCATCCAACTTACACCAAATCAGAATAGCCAAGGGGGATATGCCGTGAATCTCCAAGAGTGTGAGCTTggaagttaattttattttattactttttttgagaaggagtctcactctgtcgcccaggctggagtgcagtggcacaatctcggctcactgcaacctacgcctcctgggttcaagcgattctcctgtgccagccctcccgagtagctgggattacagatgcccgctaTCACACCCcactcaatttttgtatttttttagtagagatggggcttcaacatgtccaggctggtctcaaactcccgacctcaggtgattcgcccgccttggcctcccaaagttctgagattattggcgtgagccactgcacctggctggaagTTTATTTTTAGCCACCTTCCCAAAATTATTCTTAGAGCAGATCAGTGTTTCCCAAGTGTGCTGAGTTATGCCCGGGGGCAATGATTAGCAATAAAAGCCTTGGCCAGCgttatggctcatgcctgtaatcccagcactttgggaggccgaggcaggcagatcacaaggtcaagagattgaggccgtcctggccaacatggtgaaaccccgtctcttctaaaataacaaaaattagctgggcgtggtggcatgcacctgtagtcccagctactcgggaggctgaggcaggagaattgcttgaacactggaggcggaggttgcaggttgcagtgagctgagattgcgccactgcactccagcctggtgaaagatcgagactctatctcaaaaaaaaaaaaaaaaaaaaaaaagaaagaaagaaaagaaaaagaaaagccttgaATTTTTCTCCTGGATGTTCTGATTCAGAAGGTCTGGGATGGGACACTAGAACCCATGTAACAAGCTCAGCTAAGaacaagagaaagaacaaaaaaagaacaagaggccgggcgcagtggctcacacctgtaatcccagcactttgggaggccgaggtgggcagatcacgaggtcaggagattgagactatcctggctaacatggtgaaaccccatctctactaaaaatacaaaaattagctggcatgatggtgcacgcctctaatcgcagctactcagaaggctgaggcacgagaatcgcttgaacgcgggtggcagaggttgcagtgagctgagatcgtgtcactgaactccagcctgggcgacagagcaggactctctttctcaaaaaaaaaaaaaaaaaaaaaaaaaaaaaaaagtcaaggagaCAGAGGCTGTGGGTTTGGAGAGAAGGGGATGGGTTGGAGAAATGATTCAAGAGAAGAGACTCCAGGATTTGTGACCACGTAGGTGGGATGGGCTGGATATGAAGGGAGAAGGGCTGTGCTGTGACTCCTGAGTTTCTAGCTTAGGTGACTCGGAGTGCAGGCTGGAGTCATCAAGCTGAGTagggaaggcaggaagaaaagtAGCTGaggaggctaggcatggtggctcacgcctgtaatcacagcactttgggaggccgaggcgggtggatcatgaagtcaggagttcaagaccagcctagccaacatggtgaaaccctgtctctactaaagatacaaaaaattagccggacatggtggtgcgcacctgtaatcccagctacttgggaggctaagataggagaatcgcttgaacctgggagttggaagttgcagtgagctgagatcgtgccactgcactccagcctgggcaacagggtgagactctgttgcaaaaaaaaaaaaaaaaaagaaaagaaaagtagctgAGGGTGGAAAGCTGATCAGCTCCATGCAGAGATGCTGGGTGCCCCTATCCTTGCAGGTGGAGGTTTCCAGCCGGGGAGAGTCTACCGCTCAGCAGAGGGCAAGATCTGGGAGCCCTGGGGGTAGAGGTGGGGGATTTGCCATGAGGATAAATGATGTGTGTGGGTGGAGAAGGGCAGAAGGGTGAGATTGGAGCCCCGAGGACTGGCAACATCTATAGACTAGAGACAGTTGAAGAGAGACCCACATAGAAGGCAGAGAAcagagcctggggctggggatAGGAAGACAAGAAGAGGCCAGTTGGTATTGGTAGAACTGTCCCAGGTGGCCTTCAGATTTGGTGACAAGGAGAGCATTGGTGGTTTCTGGGTGATCTTCTCCAGAGCATTTCTAGGGGAACGTggagaaattgattttttttaatttgaagggTGAGAAGGATTTGTACATGTTTCTAGATAGTATCAGTTGGAGcacctggttttctttttcttttctttttttttttttgttgagacagagtctcattctgtcacagggctggagtgcagtggtgtgatctcggttcactgcaagctccgcctcctgggttcaagcaattcttctgcctcagcctctcgagtagctgggactacaggcacctgccaccacgcccggctaattttttgtatttttagtagagaccgggtttcattgtgttagtcaggttggtctcgatctcctgacctcgtgatccgcctgccttggcctcccaaagtgctgggattacaggc contains these protein-coding regions:
- the SLC3A2 gene encoding amino acid transporter heavy chain SLC3A2 isoform X5, whose translation is MELQPAEASIAVVSIPRQLPGSHSEAGVQGLSAGDDSGTMSQDTEVDMKEVELNELEPEKQPMNAASGAAMSVAGAEKNGLVKIKVAEDEAEAAAAAKFTGLSKEELLKVAGSPGWVRTRWALLLLFWLGWLGMLAGAVVIIVRAPRCRELPAQKWWHTGALYRIGDLQAFQGHGAGNLAGLKGRLDYLSSLKVKGLVLGPIHKNQKDDVAQTDLLQIDPDFGSKEDFDSLLQSAKKKSIRVVLDLTPNYRGENSWFSTQVDTVATKVKDALEFWLQAGVDGFQVRDIENLKDASSFLAEWQNITKGFSEDRLLIAGTNSSDLQQILSLLESNKDLLLTSSYLSDSGSTGEHTKSLVTQYLNATGNRWCSWSLSQARLLTSFLPAQLLRLYQLMLFTLPGTPVFSYGDEIGLDAAALPGQPVEAPVMLWDESSFPDIPGAVSANMTVKGQSGDPGSLLSLFRRLSDQRSKERSLLHGDFHAFSAGPGLFSYIRHWDQNERFLVVLNFGDVGLSAGLQASDLPASTSLPAKADLLLSTQPGREEGSPLELERLKLEPHEGLLLRFPYAA
- the SLC3A2 gene encoding amino acid transporter heavy chain SLC3A2 isoform X3; the protein is MELQPAEASIAVVSIPRQLPGSHSEAGVQGLSAGDDSELGSHCVAQTGLKLLASSDPPPSASQNAEIIGTMSQDTEVDMKEVELNELEPEKQPMNAASGAAMSVAGAEKNGLVKIKVAEDEAEAAAAAKFTGLSKEELLKVAGSPGWVRTRWALLLLFWLGWLGMLAGAVVIIVRAPRCRELPAQKWWHTGALYRIGDLQAFQGHGAGNLAGLKGRLDYLSSLKVKGLVLGPIHKNQKDDVAQTDLLQIDPDFGSKEDFDSLLQSAKKKSIRVVLDLTPNYRGENSWFSTQVDTVATKVKDALEFWLQAGVDGFQVRDIENLKDASSFLAEWQNITKGFSEDRLLIAGTNSSDLQQILSLLESNKDLLLTSSYLSDSGSTGEHTKSLVTQYLNATGNRWCSWSLSQARLLTSFLPAQLLRLYQLMLFTLPGTPVFSYGDEIGLDAAALPGQPVEAPVMLWDESSFPDIPGAVSANMTVKGQSGDPGSLLSLFRRLSDQRSKERSLLHGDFHAFSAGPGLFSYIRHWDQNERFLVVLNFGDVGLSAGLQASDLPASTSLPAKADLLLSTQPGREEGSPLELERLKLEPHEGLLLRFPYAA
- the SLC3A2 gene encoding amino acid transporter heavy chain SLC3A2 isoform X1; this encodes MELQPAEASIAVVSIPRQLPGSHSEAGVQGLSAGDDSETGSDCVTQAGLQLLASSDPPASASKNAEVTVETGFHHVSQADLEFLTLIDLTASAPRSAGITGTMSQDTEVDMKEVELNELEPEKQPMNAASGAAMSVAGAEKNGLVKIKVAEDEAEAAAAAKFTGLSKEELLKVAGSPGWVRTRWALLLLFWLGWLGMLAGAVVIIVRAPRCRELPAQKWWHTGALYRIGDLQAFQGHGAGNLAGLKGRLDYLSSLKVKGLVLGPIHKNQKDDVAQTDLLQIDPDFGSKEDFDSLLQSAKKKSIRVVLDLTPNYRGENSWFSTQVDTVATKVKDALEFWLQAGVDGFQVRDIENLKDASSFLAEWQNITKGFSEDRLLIAGTNSSDLQQILSLLESNKDLLLTSSYLSDSGSTGEHTKSLVTQYLNATGNRWCSWSLSQARLLTSFLPAQLLRLYQLMLFTLPGTPVFSYGDEIGLDAAALPGQPVEAPVMLWDESSFPDIPGAVSANMTVKGQSGDPGSLLSLFRRLSDQRSKERSLLHGDFHAFSAGPGLFSYIRHWDQNERFLVVLNFGDVGLSAGLQASDLPASTSLPAKADLLLSTQPGREEGSPLELERLKLEPHEGLLLRFPYAA